In Flavobacterium cerinum, one genomic interval encodes:
- a CDS encoding T9SS type A sorting domain-containing protein, with protein sequence MKFTVRIVSFISLLLPVVALYSQTPGGIAKPTLWIKQQDNLIAKKTDTSHYFNFNPKYRIEGKTSNDYKNKLSNRYSLFLVFRSEEKEEMSVATLKLGSQTTTISNKKVATDKSLDFKKVNAKNGIVLSYFVSQQNNGKKTPNSLTLDNLKSLTNATSGHDLMELLYYPKVLNALEKKKVESYLSVKYGISLLSNTDYIDSYNNKVWDYEKNSDFNNRITGIGRDNNSGLYQKQSGNAEKEGLYIGYGTIDSTNAANKTQIADKTFMLWGDNGGSTALKKNKNEAGISKIKRIWKTQNTPSDSISTTVLIHPKQMQMDQKTENQEEIWLAVAPNDSGNFDYTTANYYRPIATKEATLYYKNVFWDTDKSGGDLFTFIKAPSFFVVYDVMEPNCDLAQNGNIKLKINGGQAPFSIRIQATNYAKHFTTDLDRLDLKDIPNGQYNVSITDSKGRTQTDLIEMTTIAETDLSVASEWYLDKNNEVELFPITPHQDDYTYEWSFNNGIVSDKKRFTATEAGSYTLLVKNSNGCTKSFPLKVKAQNDLSEGNLMLYPNPILSGQPFTLRFALQEISDAEILTYDLNGKLLRSKNLNAIKNLEYQDTLSATGTYLIIVNLQGTSKVIKLIVK encoded by the coding sequence ATGAAATTTACAGTCCGAATAGTATCATTCATAAGTTTACTACTCCCGGTGGTAGCGCTATATTCTCAAACTCCAGGAGGAATTGCCAAACCTACATTATGGATAAAACAACAAGACAATCTCATTGCGAAAAAAACAGATACCTCACATTATTTTAATTTTAATCCGAAATATAGAATCGAGGGTAAAACTTCAAATGACTATAAAAATAAACTCAGCAACCGCTATTCGTTATTTCTCGTATTCCGATCGGAAGAAAAAGAAGAAATGTCGGTGGCAACTCTTAAACTGGGAAGTCAAACCACTACAATTTCAAATAAAAAAGTAGCAACCGACAAAAGCCTTGACTTTAAAAAAGTAAATGCCAAAAACGGAATTGTACTGAGTTACTTCGTCAGTCAGCAAAACAACGGAAAAAAGACGCCTAATTCCCTGACTCTGGACAACCTGAAAAGCTTAACCAATGCTACTTCCGGACATGACTTAATGGAACTTTTATATTATCCTAAAGTACTAAACGCTTTAGAAAAGAAAAAAGTAGAATCCTACCTTTCTGTAAAATACGGAATTTCATTACTGAGCAATACGGATTACATCGACTCCTACAACAATAAAGTATGGGATTATGAAAAGAATTCCGATTTTAACAATCGAATTACCGGTATCGGAAGAGACAATAACTCCGGATTATACCAAAAACAATCCGGAAATGCTGAAAAAGAAGGCTTGTATATCGGTTATGGTACTATCGATAGTACCAATGCAGCCAACAAAACGCAGATTGCCGACAAAACGTTTATGCTATGGGGTGATAACGGCGGGAGTACGGCTCTGAAAAAAAACAAAAACGAGGCCGGTATCAGTAAAATAAAACGAATCTGGAAAACGCAAAATACGCCATCGGATTCTATTTCGACAACCGTTCTGATTCATCCGAAACAAATGCAGATGGATCAAAAAACAGAGAATCAGGAAGAAATATGGTTAGCTGTAGCTCCAAACGATTCGGGTAATTTCGATTATACTACAGCTAATTATTATCGGCCAATAGCCACAAAAGAAGCCACTTTATACTATAAAAATGTTTTTTGGGATACTGACAAAAGCGGAGGTGACTTGTTTACGTTTATCAAAGCACCGTCATTTTTTGTCGTTTACGATGTTATGGAACCGAACTGTGATTTAGCTCAGAACGGTAACATAAAACTAAAAATTAACGGCGGACAAGCTCCTTTTTCAATCCGAATTCAGGCGACAAATTACGCCAAACATTTTACAACAGATCTGGATCGTCTGGATCTGAAAGATATTCCGAATGGTCAATACAATGTTAGTATTACCGACAGTAAAGGTCGTACTCAAACGGATTTAATCGAGATGACGACAATAGCGGAAACCGATTTATCAGTGGCTTCGGAATGGTACCTGGATAAAAACAATGAAGTCGAACTTTTCCCGATAACACCGCATCAGGATGACTATACTTATGAATGGTCGTTTAACAATGGTATTGTATCCGATAAAAAGCGATTTACAGCAACTGAAGCCGGTTCTTATACTCTTCTGGTTAAAAACAGTAATGGTTGTACAAAATCGTTTCCGCTAAAAGTAAAGGCTCAAAATGATTTATCGGAAGGCAATCTGATGTTATATCCGAATCCGATATTATCCGGCCAGCCTTTTACGCTGCGTTTTGCTTTACAGGAAATAAGTGATGCCGAAATCCTGACATATGATCTGAACGGTAAGCTACTTCGTTCTAAAAACCTCAATGCGATTAAAAATCTGGAATATCAGGATACGTTATCGGCTACCGGAACCTATCTGATTATCGTCAATCTGCAAGGCACATCTAAAGTCATCAAATTAATTGTAAAATAA